A region of Carassius auratus strain Wakin chromosome 41, ASM336829v1, whole genome shotgun sequence DNA encodes the following proteins:
- the LOC113059108 gene encoding sorting nexin-27-like isoform X1, which translates to MADVVEGDGTCSAGPSTLHSAALNGSGMSSGTCAGGIVATTVTSGPRLVRIVKSDSGYGFNVRGQVSEGGQLRSINGELYAPLQHVSAVLPGGAADRAGISKGDRILEVNGVNVEGATHKQVVDLIRAGEKELVLAILSVPQPEMDSLDPGDDGSSQSCYDYSDKQAVPISVPTYKHVEQNGEKFVVYNVYMAGRQLCSKRYREFAILHQNLKREFGNFVFPKLPGKWPFSLSEQQLDARRRGLEEYLEKVCSVRVIGESDIMQEFLSESDENYNGVSDVELRIAMPDKTTVTIRVRKNCTTDQVYQAVVTKIGMDSITASYFALFEVINHSFARKLAPNEFPHKLYVQNYTSAIPGTCLTLRKWLFTTEEEILLNDNELAINYCFHQALDDVKKGFIKVAEKSYQLQKLTEQRKMTMYLSILRTCEGYNEITFPHCSCDSRRKGHVVTAISIRHFKLHACTEDGTLENQVIAFEWSEMQRWDTDEEGMAFCFEYARGEKKPRWVKIFTPYFNYMHECFERVFCELKWRKEVEEEAIDKDNKNCSKDEYLPSVETQKGWRHMNEEIISS; encoded by the exons ATGGCAGATGTTGTCGAAGGAGACGGCACTTGCTCCGCTGGTCCTTCCACGCTTCACTCGGCGGCTCTCAACGGCTCCGGCATGAGCTCGGGGACCTGCGCCGGCGGCATCGTCGCGACCACGGTCACCTCCGGGCCTCGGCTGGTCCGCATCGTCAAGTCGGACTCGGGCTATGGCTTCAACGTCCGCGGGCAAGTAAGCGAAGGAGGGCAACTAAGGAGCATCAACGGAGAACTTTACGCCCCGCTGCAGCACGTCAGCGCCGTGTTACCGGGCGGCGCGGCAGACCGAGCCGGAATCTCAAAGGGCGACCGTATTCTTGAAGT AAATGGGGTGAATGTGGAAGGGGCCACTCATAAGCAGGTGGTAGATCTCATCCGAGCAGGAGAGAAAGAGTTAGTCTTGGCCATCCTGTCGGTTCCTCAGCCAGAGATGGACAGCCTTGATCCCGGGGACGATGGCTCATCTCAGTCCTGCTATGACTACAGCGACAAGCAGGCCGTGCCCATCTCCGTGCCCACCTACAAACATGTGGAACAGAACGGAGAGAAGTTTGTA GTCTACAACGTGTACATGGCAGGCAGGCAGTTGTGCTCAAAGCGTTATCGGGAGTTTGCCATCTTGCATCAGAATCTGAAGAGGGAATTTGGCAACTTTGTGTTTCCCAAGCTGCCGGGGAAATGGCCTTTCTCCCTGTCTGAGCAACAGCTAGACGCTCGCAGGCGAGGGCTGGAGGAATACTTGGAGAAAG TGTGTTCTGTTCGGGTAATCGGAGAGAGTGACATCATGCAGGAGTTTTTGTCGGAGTCTGATGAG AATTATAATGGTGTTTCTGATGTGGAGCTAAGGATAGCCATGCCAGACAAAACTACAGTTACGATCCGGGTGCGAAAGAATTGCACAACAGACCAGGTCTACCAG GCTGTTGTAACAAAAATTGGGATGGACAGCATTACTGCAAGTTATTTTGCTCTGTTTGAAGTCATTAACCACTCCTTTG CACGCAAGCTGGCCCCTAATGAGTTCCCACATAAGCTGTATGTGCAGAACTATACATCTGCCATCCCAGGCACCTGCCTCACACTTCGCAAGTGGCTCTTCACCACAGAAGAAGAGATTCTGCTCAACGACAATGAGCTGGCCATCAACTATTGCTTTCATCAG GCTCTGGATGATGTGAAAAAGGGATTCATCAAAGTGGCAGAGAAATCCTACCAGCTCCAAAAGCTCACTGAACAGAGGAAAATGACCATG TATTTAAGTATTCTGAGGACTTGTGAGGGCTACAATGAGATCACTTTCCCGCACTGCTCCTGTGACTCACGTAGGAAAGGTCACGTTGTTACAGCGATAAGCATCCGCCACTTTAAACTCCATGCGTGCACCGAGGATGGCACTCTAGAG AATCAGGTGATAGCTTTTGAATGGTCGGAGATGCAGAGATGGGACACGGATGAAGAGGGAATGGCTTTCTGTTTCGAGTACGCGCGAGGGGAGAAGAAACCTCGCTGGGTCAAAATCTTCACTCCATAT TTCAACTACATGCACGAGTGCTTCGAGAGAGTCTTCTGTGAGCTCAAATGGAGAAAAGAG GTTGAGGAGGAGGCCATAGACAAGGACAATAAGAACTGCAGTAAAGATG AATATCTTCCATCTGTTGAGACACAGAAGGGATGGAGGCACATGAACGAAGAGATCATCTCCTCTTGA
- the LOC113059108 gene encoding sorting nexin-27-like isoform X2: MADVVEGDGTCSAGPSTLHSAALNGSGMSSGTCAGGIVATTVTSGPRLVRIVKSDSGYGFNVRGQVSEGGQLRSINGELYAPLQHVSAVLPGGAADRAGISKGDRILEVNGVNVEGATHKQVVDLIRAGEKELVLAILSVPQPEMDSLDPGDDGSSQSCYDYSDKQAVPISVPTYKHVEQNGEKFVVYNVYMAGRQLCSKRYREFAILHQNLKREFGNFVFPKLPGKWPFSLSEQQLDARRRGLEEYLEKVCSVRVIGESDIMQEFLSESDENYNGVSDVELRIAMPDKTTVTIRVRKNCTTDQVYQAVVTKIGMDSITASYFALFEVINHSFARKLAPNEFPHKLYVQNYTSAIPGTCLTLRKWLFTTEEEILLNDNELAINYCFHQALDDVKKGFIKVAEKSYQLQKLTEQRKMTMYLSILRTCEGYNEITFPHCSCDSRRKGHVVTAISIRHFKLHACTEDGTLENQVIAFEWSEMQRWDTDEEGMAFCFEYARGEKKPRWVKIFTPYFNYMHECFERVFCELKWRKEVEEEAIDKDNKNCSKDGMCGKNIFHLLRHRRDGGT, encoded by the exons ATGGCAGATGTTGTCGAAGGAGACGGCACTTGCTCCGCTGGTCCTTCCACGCTTCACTCGGCGGCTCTCAACGGCTCCGGCATGAGCTCGGGGACCTGCGCCGGCGGCATCGTCGCGACCACGGTCACCTCCGGGCCTCGGCTGGTCCGCATCGTCAAGTCGGACTCGGGCTATGGCTTCAACGTCCGCGGGCAAGTAAGCGAAGGAGGGCAACTAAGGAGCATCAACGGAGAACTTTACGCCCCGCTGCAGCACGTCAGCGCCGTGTTACCGGGCGGCGCGGCAGACCGAGCCGGAATCTCAAAGGGCGACCGTATTCTTGAAGT AAATGGGGTGAATGTGGAAGGGGCCACTCATAAGCAGGTGGTAGATCTCATCCGAGCAGGAGAGAAAGAGTTAGTCTTGGCCATCCTGTCGGTTCCTCAGCCAGAGATGGACAGCCTTGATCCCGGGGACGATGGCTCATCTCAGTCCTGCTATGACTACAGCGACAAGCAGGCCGTGCCCATCTCCGTGCCCACCTACAAACATGTGGAACAGAACGGAGAGAAGTTTGTA GTCTACAACGTGTACATGGCAGGCAGGCAGTTGTGCTCAAAGCGTTATCGGGAGTTTGCCATCTTGCATCAGAATCTGAAGAGGGAATTTGGCAACTTTGTGTTTCCCAAGCTGCCGGGGAAATGGCCTTTCTCCCTGTCTGAGCAACAGCTAGACGCTCGCAGGCGAGGGCTGGAGGAATACTTGGAGAAAG TGTGTTCTGTTCGGGTAATCGGAGAGAGTGACATCATGCAGGAGTTTTTGTCGGAGTCTGATGAG AATTATAATGGTGTTTCTGATGTGGAGCTAAGGATAGCCATGCCAGACAAAACTACAGTTACGATCCGGGTGCGAAAGAATTGCACAACAGACCAGGTCTACCAG GCTGTTGTAACAAAAATTGGGATGGACAGCATTACTGCAAGTTATTTTGCTCTGTTTGAAGTCATTAACCACTCCTTTG CACGCAAGCTGGCCCCTAATGAGTTCCCACATAAGCTGTATGTGCAGAACTATACATCTGCCATCCCAGGCACCTGCCTCACACTTCGCAAGTGGCTCTTCACCACAGAAGAAGAGATTCTGCTCAACGACAATGAGCTGGCCATCAACTATTGCTTTCATCAG GCTCTGGATGATGTGAAAAAGGGATTCATCAAAGTGGCAGAGAAATCCTACCAGCTCCAAAAGCTCACTGAACAGAGGAAAATGACCATG TATTTAAGTATTCTGAGGACTTGTGAGGGCTACAATGAGATCACTTTCCCGCACTGCTCCTGTGACTCACGTAGGAAAGGTCACGTTGTTACAGCGATAAGCATCCGCCACTTTAAACTCCATGCGTGCACCGAGGATGGCACTCTAGAG AATCAGGTGATAGCTTTTGAATGGTCGGAGATGCAGAGATGGGACACGGATGAAGAGGGAATGGCTTTCTGTTTCGAGTACGCGCGAGGGGAGAAGAAACCTCGCTGGGTCAAAATCTTCACTCCATAT TTCAACTACATGCACGAGTGCTTCGAGAGAGTCTTCTGTGAGCTCAAATGGAGAAAAGAG GTTGAGGAGGAGGCCATAGACAAGGACAATAAGAACTGCAGTAAAGATGGTATGTGTGGTAAG AATATCTTCCATCTGTTGAGACACAGAAGGGATGGAGGCACATGA